The DNA sequence AGAGTTTCCCCCGTTTCATAGTGTTTAGCCATACCAAAGAGGGTATTTTTCTCCAAACACCAATTTTCCATAAACTGACTAGGTAACTCCACCGCATCCCATTCCACATTATTAATACCTGCCGCACCGGGGTAATCAATAACCGTTAACATATGTTGTAAACCATGCCCAAACTCATGGAAAAGGGTTTCCACATCCGCAAAAGTCATCAAACTAGGTTTACCATCCACTGGAGGAGTTTGATTACAGGTTAAATAAGCCACAGGTAAACGATTAACCACCTTGCCATTAACTTCAAATTTTGCCCTACCCAAACAGTCATCCATCCACGCGCCTCCCCGTTTCTCTGCAGGGCGAGAATAAGCATCTAAATAGAAATGGGCGATAACCTCATTATGATCATTGCTGACTTGAAAATATTGCACATCCTCATGCCAAATAGGGGCTTCTCCATTAGCCGGGGTGATAGTGACACTGAAAATCCGTTTTGCTAACCCAAATAAACCATCTAATACTTGATTTAAGGGGAAATAGGGGCGTAATTCTTCCTCAGTGAAGTTAAATAACTTTTCTCTCTGTTTTTCTGCCCAATAACTCACATCCCAGGGTTGTAAATCATCAGTATTAGCAAATTCTTTTAATTGGGCTAACTCCTGTTTTGCACTGTCAAAACTAACAACTCTCAATTCTTCCAAGAGTTTTTCCACAGACTCCACATCGTCAGCCATCTTTTTGGCAAGACTCACTCCAGCATAGTTATCGTAACCCAAAAGATTAGCTAATTCAAGACGCAAACTCAAAATTTTATCAATGAGAGGATTATTGTCATATTCTCCTCCTCCTGCTCGACTAATAAAAGCCCGATAGACTTTTTCCCTTAAATCCCTTCTTTCACTGAATTTGAGGAAGGGTACATAACTAGGATAATCTAAGGTTATCACCCAAGGACCGTTTTCGGCGGTAGCATTTTCTTCCCCTTCATTTTTGGCGGTTTGAGCGGCCAGACTGAGTAAACTAGGAGGCAATCCTGCTATTTCTTCGGATGTAGTTAGCTTTAACTTAAAGGCTTTAGTGGCATCGAGGACATTATTAGAGAAATTAGTGGATAATTGGGCTAATTCTAGTTGAATTTCATTAAAACGCTCTTTTTTCTCTCCTTCTAAGGCAACTCCCGACAATTCTGCTTCTTTAATGGCTGATTCGACAATTCTTTTTTGAGCGGAGTCTAAGCTATCCCATTGTTGAGAATCTCTGAGGGCAACGAATCCTTTATATATCGGCTGACTTTGGGCGACTCGATTGGCAAATTGTACTAATTCTGGTTGCACTGCTTCATAAGCCTCTCGCAATTCGGGGCTATTTTTCACCCCCATTAAATGCCCAATTATACCCCAAGTCCAACGCAATCTTTCTTCTATCAGGTTAAGGGGAATCACTAACCCTTCCCATGTGGGTTGAAGGTTATTTTCCAATTCCTGCACTTGGCTTTCTAATTCAGGTAAAAGCTGTTTAACCGCAGGTACAATATGCTCTGGTTTAATGTCGGGAAAAGAAGGTAATCCTTCGCCTTTGAGTAAGGGATTATGATTGCTCATGAAATTATATGATTTCTAATTTTTTGCTAATTAAGATTCTTATTTCTATTATTAACAAATATTAACTGTGTTTCGCTGATGTCTTTGGCTTTTGCTCTTTCGCACATGGGTGATGTAGAATGTACCAGAGTTGTAAATTAAATTTTAAATAGACTTTTCCACTAAATTAATTATTTATGGCAGGACATAGTAAATGGGCAAATATTAAACGGCAAAAAGCCAGAGTTGATGCCAAAAAGGGTAAGACTTTCACTCAACTTTCAAGGGCTATAATTGTAGCGGCTCGTAATGGTATTCCTGACCCTGATGGTAATTTTCAGTTGCGCACGGCTATAGAGAAGGCAAAATCGGCGGGGATTCCCAATGAAAATATTGAAAGAGCGATCGCAAAAGGAGCGGGGACATATAATGATGATAGTATCTTAGAGGAAATTAGATATGAAGGTTACGGTATTGGTGGGGTAGCAGTATTAATTGAAGCCTTAACAGATAATCGGAATCGCACGGCGGCGGATATTCGTGCCGCTTTTAGTAAAAATGGCGGTAATTTAGGGGAAACAGGTTGCGTTAGTTGGATGTTTGAACAAAAGGGAGTAATTGTTATTGAGGGGGAATTGGAAGAAGATAATTTATTAGAAGTTTGTTTAAATGCTGATGCCCAAAGCTATGAAATAATTAACGACGAAGATTATCAAGGGGCGGAAATTTTTACTTCGGTGGAAACTTTAGAACAAGTTAACTCTTTTTTTCAAAATCAAGGGTTTAATGTTAAAGAAACGGAATTGCGTTGGATACCAAATAATTATATAGAGATTAACGATCCAGAACAAACTAAATTTTTACTGCGTTTGATGGATGCTTTAGAGTCTTTGGATGATGTGCAGAATGTAACTGCTAATTTTGATATTCTCGACTAGAAATGAAGCAAAGAGTAAGGGTAATTAACAATTAGTAATTAGTAACTTCAGCACTTTATCCCTCTTTTGTCAAACTCCGCAAACATTTGCAATTTCTGGATTCTGGAACTATTGTATATTAAGTGATTGAACGAATATTTAATAGTATGAAATCGCTCAAAACTTTAAATTAAGAAATTTAACCATGTAGTATATTTTGAGCCTTAGTTACCAAGCCATTTGAAAATATTTAATAATAGTTAAAATCGGAAACTGAGAAAAGAGGGATAATAGCATTATTTTTCATCAAGGGATGATGTTTTTTCTGGGCATGGTCTCGGTTAATCTTCTTAGTCATGAAAAGTAAGAAAAATCAAATACTCTTAAATAGTAGAATTGATAAGGTTTTGAGCTATTTATTAAGTTTTATTGGCAAGGTATTAACTTTTTGCTCATTTATTTAACTTCTAGCTAATAGAGTTAGAATGAATCAATTTCAATACCCCCAACTTCTAATTCTGATATTAACCTATTCTTAACCGATTATTTCTTCATAACAATATATAATTATGGAAGTATATGAACATTTACTATATCAATACGACTACTTAATCAAACTTTTAAGACAAAGTAGTTACAAAAAAATTATATCCAATACTAAATCTATATAATAATTACCTAATATGAATAACTTATCTTCCTCTGACTTTTACGAGGACGTGGTTTTAAGGGCGGAAAACGTTGACGTTTACTATGGTTCTCATAAGGCTGTAGCTGGGGTTAATTTGGATATACCCAAGAATAATGCGATCGCATTTATTGGTCCTTCAGGATGCGGAAAAAGTACAATTTTACGTTGTTTCAACCGCATGAATGACCTTGTAGCTAGTGCGAGAATTAAGGGAAGAATTACCTTTAAAGATAAAGATATTTATGGCAAAAATATTGACCCCGTATTGGTTAGAAGTAGAATTGGAATGGTATTTCAAAAGCCCAATCCCTTTCCGAAATCTATCTATGAAAATATTGCATGGGGTGCTAGAATCAACGGTTATAAAGGGAACATGAATGACTTAGTTGAAGAGTCATTACGCAAAGCGGCTTTATGGGATGAAGTCAAAGATAAACTGCGTCAAAGTGGTTTAGCCCTTTCAGGAGGACAACAACAGCGTTTATGTATTGCCAGAACTATTGCTCTACAACCAGAAGTAATCTTGATGGATGAACCTTGTTCTGCTCTTGATCCCATTTCTACCCTAAAAGTAGAGGAATCTATTCACGAATTAAAAAGAAATTTTACCATTGTCATCGTTACCCATAATATGCAACAGGCTTCAAGGGTTTCAGACTATACAGCTTTTTTTAATGCTAGGAGTGTGGAAGGAGGTAGTGGTAAGCTAGGATATTTAGTAGAGTATGATCAGACGGAAAAAATATTCCAAAATCCTGCGGAAGAAGCCACTCAGGAATATGTTAGTGGGCGTTTTGGTTAATAATAACTAAGATTAGGCAAAATTATAGAATCAATTATTAATTTGAAGGTGTCAGGTATCGGGCTTCAGGTGTCAGATAAAAAATATTGGCTTATTGATTTTCTTACTTTTCATACCTCTAATGTGAATGAGATATATACGGTTAAATCCCAAGGGCAATCCTGAATTTGCTTCGTAGTACGCATCTTAAACCATCTCACCATTTTTTATATTTCCTGTAGTTATTAATAAAAGTTTATAAGGTTTTTTCCTAAGAATAAATGAATCTAAAAAATCTTTGTCTTTAGTAACAACAATATATTGATATTGACAAGAAAGTTCATTAATTTCCTCATCTTGGGTTGTATTTTGTTTTGGTAAATCAAGGGTGTGGATTGCCTCTTGCTTTAAATCAAGAAAAAGAGAGACTAATTTTTTTGGTAATTGAGCATCTATTAGAAATTTCATTATTTAATCAAAGATATACTTTTTACCTGCGTTAATTTGGTGGCAAAAGATAAAACGGCTAAAATATCTTCTAATTCTAAATCTTCGTAGTCTAGCAAAATTTCTTCTGTTGTCATCCCCGCACTTAATAATTACAAAATCATTTCCACAGGATAACGTAAGCCTCTGATACAAGGTTTACTATGACAAATATAAGGATCGATCATGATACGTTCTATGGATTCCATTTTCTACTTATTAGTAAACTCTAACATCATTTCATTATATCTGATGCGGCTCGATCGCACACCACACCCTCATAAGCACGCTCGCACCCCTTAACGACATCAACATTACTTCATAAGAACGATCACACCTTCAACCATATCAAAATTACTTCATAAGCTCGATCCCGAAGGGATCTGCTGCGCAGCGCGAACCCTTAACCACATCAACATTACTTCATAATAAGTGCGATCGCAACAGTAGGAATTATATTGAGAATTAAGAACATAATTTTAATAATTCATTATTAATAAAAACCTGATAATTGATTCCTTGTTTTTCCGCTTCATTTTTTGCCCAAGCAATAATTTTTGGGTTTATTTTTAAAGATACTAATTCATAATCATCATCCTTCGATAGTACAATATATTCATCGCCAAATTGTTTCTGAATGGCAATTTTTGCCTGATTAACTTCTTCTGGTGTAATTCTTCGAGCTTTAGCAAAAGGAAACTCAGTATTATTGCTCATATTGTCTTCTCTCATTTTTCGTTGCTGATCTGGCACTAATAATTCTTATTTTATCATTTCTGATAGTATAAACCACAATTAAAAGACGACCTTTATAAGACTCCCCGATAATCCACTCTCTTTCTTCTTGCCAAGAATATTCAGGATCGGGAGCGATTAATGCTAAAGTATCCATCCATACTGTACTTGCTTCCTCAAAAGAAATTCCGTGTTTTTTGATGTTGATTTCGTATTTATTCTTATCCCATTCAAATTCCAAGTCTCTCACACACTTCCTCTAAGTATATTTTTAGATTTTTCAAATTCTAATCTGTTTTAATGAATTATACCTTATCAAAGGCGATCGCACCCTTAACCAATCAACATTACCTTATAAGAGCGATCGCACTCTGAATTCTCTATTTAACTTAAGGAACAACTTGAACTGCACCAAACTGACTAAAATGATGATCAAAAGCAAATGCTTTTACAATTCCTAGCTTTTCCATGACGATTTTACTGCTACAGTCGGTAAAACTCCACTCTTTATCGGCAAAACGAGAGAAAATTTCCCATGTCGATCGTATATCGTCTTCAGTTAAATAGTATATTTGTGTTAATTTCCCTGAAAAAAAAGCCTCTCCTAAAACGATCGATCTTGTCAACTCTCCTCTTGCTCTTAATAACGTCAAAGTTTCATCGATTACATAATCTGTAGTTAATAGGAATTCTTGATTATTTTTTAACCATGCCATAGCTTTTTTATATTGTTTATCCGATGGCACTACACTAGCAAACCATGCTCCCGTATCGACAAAAATCATGTTATTTAAGAATATAATATTGAATCGTGATCAACCCCTGAAAAATCATTGGTTTTTCCTTGTAAGGGCAGTTGGGCAATTCCCTGTAATATATCCACAGGATCATTTTTCTCTAATTCGGTGTCGAGGGGGATAATGATTACTTTTACCGTTGTCCCATCTTTGATATTGACATCTTCTGATAATTTCAGTATTCCTTTTTCATAAATAGCTTGTACTGCCATATCTCGACTAATAACTGTTATTTCCTTTAATTATAGAATATAAAAATATTTTAATAGGAGCGATCGCACCTTCAACCACACCAACATTACCTTATAAGCTCGATCGCACCTTAAACTATATCAACATTACCTAATAAGAGCGATCGAACCCCCAACCATATCAACATTACTAAGCAACCTCAGCTAAAAGTCTTACAGTAGGTATATCTGATTTAGTCGGTTGACGAAAATAACTCATAGGTAGCGTCACAACCGCTCTTGTATTTCCTAACAAATCAAAAAATTCTACACTGTAACCAGTTTCTAAACCACTAACATTATGTATATCTACCACTGTGCCAATATCACCAGCAAATAAATCATCTTCGACTATATCTTTTAATAAAATTACATCAGAATAAAGAGCAAAATTCATACTATTTAAAACCTCCAATTTTTATTCAGGAATCATCGTAATTAATCGAGGAATTTCTGTACCTTTGTCAATTTGCCATACACTTTTCATCAATAAGGGCTTGTGAATAGGAGTAAGTATTTCTGATATTATTTCGCATCTTATGCCATAGGATGTTTCTTTGATTATAGAAACTTCTGCATTGAGATGAAACTTGCGAATATCTGACTCTAATTGTTGCCAATTTTCAGGAGAATAGCCATAATTAAGCAACATTTTTGCTTTTGAACCTCCCCTTTTGTGATTGATATTCAATAAATAATCGATTATTTTCGATTTTTCAATGATAGCTCGATCGAAATTAGGAATCTGCATTATACTTCACTCCCAATTAGTTTCATTATTCAATTATATCTGATGGAAGAACGATCGCACCCTTAAACCATATCAACATTACCTCATAAGCTCGATCGCACCCTTAACCACATCAACATTACTTCAGAAGAGCGATCGCACCCTTAACCACATCAACATTACTTCAGAAGAGCGATCGCACCTTCAACCACATCAACATTACTCTATAAGCACGATCACAATTAATGATACAATGTCAAAAAAGCAATTTTGAGAGAGGTTTAAACTTAATTGCCAACATCTAAACAAAAAGATACAGCGATTTTTGTTTGTCAATTATTATCAAATCTTTATCAACCAATTAATTTATTTCGTTATGATAAAAGATTAAAGATCATTTATATTCTCGCTGGTGTAAATGATGGTATCGAAATTACTATTAACCAAGATGGCTTGTGGAGTTTTGAATCATGAAACAAGAGTTATTAACAATGAGTAATCAAGAGTTACGTAAATATTTATCTACCCATCGTCAAGATGAAACTGCTTTTAGTGAAGCCTTAGAAGTGTTAATGAGCCGTAAAAAAGATGCTGTCAAATATCCTGCCATTTCCGAGAATAATTATCAAGAATTACAAGATATTTTTAAAAGTAAATTAAATAGTAATTAATAGTACGATCGCACCCTTAACCATATCAACATTACTTCAGAAAAGCGATCGCACCCCTTAACCATATCAATATTACCTTATAAGAGCGATCTCACCTCTTAACCACATCAACATTACCCCATAAGCACGATCGCACCTCTTAACTAATCAACATTACTCTATAAGCACGATCGCACCCTCAACCACCCTCAACCATATCAAAATTAAGACCTAAGCCTGATTGCACCTCAATTTTAACGATCTAAAGAATATAAAAGGATACCAGAGATCAATACTATTCCTCCTATTTCAATCTTATTACTTTGTTCCTTCATTAAACTCAAATTACTCACACGTGAACCATCTCCCGTTGATACGCTGGTATCCATGTTATTCCCAGAAATAATCATAATTCCGCCTATAACCATTAGAATAATACCAATTTTCTTTTTTGGACTTGTTTCAGAGGATTTTTGTTGCAAGTTATTTGATTCATTATTGCTACATTCAGTAATTTTGGGATCAAAACTTTTATATTCTTCAATTTTAATACTTAAAGTTTCTGGCGAATCCCATAAATATATGATTATGTCATCGCCTATTTGTTTTGTTTTTTTTACATTTACTGCTTTTGTGCCTATTATCTTGGCAACTTTAACCCGATCAATCCACATAGGTAAAAATTTTCACTTTCAAAAGATTAATGCTTGTCTAATTAATATGCAATTGTTTTTTGCAATAGAGTTTTACAACAATTATAAACTCTATTTATAATTCAATTGCATAATTTTGATAACAGACAACTACTTTAAATCAGCGATCGCACCTTTTGCCATATTCGCAATAGCCTGATCTGTAGCCTTTGGTAACTGATAATAATTACCTCCAGCCTGTTTCGCCAACTCCTTACCGAAGCCAGTAGAAACAAACTTCTTCTCCGTGTCGATAACCAGCAATTTCATGCCCATAGCACGGATTTTTGTGGCAATATCCAACAATTCCGCCTTAATATCGGGTTTTTCCCCTTCCTCAAGGGTTTCCCCCAACGATCGCGCCAAAGGAATATTCCCCCGTCCGTCCGTAATCGCCACAATGACAACCTGTCCAATATCCCCCGACATCTGCGCATTTACCCCCACATGAACCGCCTGAGTTAAAGCATGGGATAAAGGCGAACCACCACCGCAAGGCAGAGTTTCCAAACGGGTACGGGCTAAAGTAATGGAACGAGTAGGAGGCAACAATACGTCCGCCTGTTCACCTCGGAAGGGAATTAATGCCACCTGATCCCGATTTTCGTAGGCTTCCGTTAATAACCGCATTACCGCACCCTTTGCCGACTGCATCCGATTAAGTGCCATCGATCCCGAAGCATCCACCACAAAGACGATTAAAGCCCCTGCTTTCCTTGCGA is a window from the Cyanobacterium sp. Dongsha4 genome containing:
- a CDS encoding M3 family metallopeptidase; translated protein: MSNHNPLLKGEGLPSFPDIKPEHIVPAVKQLLPELESQVQELENNLQPTWEGLVIPLNLIEERLRWTWGIIGHLMGVKNSPELREAYEAVQPELVQFANRVAQSQPIYKGFVALRDSQQWDSLDSAQKRIVESAIKEAELSGVALEGEKKERFNEIQLELAQLSTNFSNNVLDATKAFKLKLTTSEEIAGLPPSLLSLAAQTAKNEGEENATAENGPWVITLDYPSYVPFLKFSERRDLREKVYRAFISRAGGGEYDNNPLIDKILSLRLELANLLGYDNYAGVSLAKKMADDVESVEKLLEELRVVSFDSAKQELAQLKEFANTDDLQPWDVSYWAEKQREKLFNFTEEELRPYFPLNQVLDGLFGLAKRIFSVTITPANGEAPIWHEDVQYFQVSNDHNEVIAHFYLDAYSRPAEKRGGAWMDDCLGRAKFEVNGKVVNRLPVAYLTCNQTPPVDGKPSLMTFADVETLFHEFGHGLQHMLTVIDYPGAAGINNVEWDAVELPSQFMENWCLEKNTLFGMAKHYETGETLPSHYYDKLVASKNYMSGSAMLRQLHFSIIDLELHSRYQPNSGETPHELRDRISETTTVMKPLPEDRFLCSFGHIFAGGYAAGYYSYKWAEVLSADAFSAFEEVGLENEEEVKTVGQRFRDTVLALGGSLSPMEIFKKFRGREPKTEALLRHSGLLAS
- a CDS encoding BrnT family toxin; the encoded protein is MEFEWDKNKYEINIKKHGISFEEASTVWMDTLALIAPDPEYSWQEEREWIIGESYKGRLLIVVYTIRNDKIRIISARSATKNERRQYEQ
- a CDS encoding antitoxin family protein, with translation MAVQAIYEKGILKLSEDVNIKDGTTVKVIIIPLDTELEKNDPVDILQGIAQLPLQGKTNDFSGVDHDSILYS
- a CDS encoding DUF6887 family protein, which translates into the protein MKQELLTMSNQELRKYLSTHRQDETAFSEALEVLMSRKKDAVKYPAISENNYQELQDIFKSKLNSN
- the pstB gene encoding phosphate ABC transporter ATP-binding protein PstB, which translates into the protein MNNLSSSDFYEDVVLRAENVDVYYGSHKAVAGVNLDIPKNNAIAFIGPSGCGKSTILRCFNRMNDLVASARIKGRITFKDKDIYGKNIDPVLVRSRIGMVFQKPNPFPKSIYENIAWGARINGYKGNMNDLVEESLRKAALWDEVKDKLRQSGLALSGGQQQRLCIARTIALQPEVILMDEPCSALDPISTLKVEESIHELKRNFTIVIVTHNMQQASRVSDYTAFFNARSVEGGSGKLGYLVEYDQTEKIFQNPAEEATQEYVSGRFG
- a CDS encoding DUF6883 domain-containing protein is translated as MQIPNFDRAIIEKSKIIDYLLNINHKRGGSKAKMLLNYGYSPENWQQLESDIRKFHLNAEVSIIKETSYGIRCEIISEILTPIHKPLLMKSVWQIDKGTEIPRLITMIPE
- a CDS encoding type II toxin-antitoxin system VapC family toxin produces the protein MIFVDTGAWFASVVPSDKQYKKAMAWLKNNQEFLLTTDYVIDETLTLLRARGELTRSIVLGEAFFSGKLTQIYYLTEDDIRSTWEIFSRFADKEWSFTDCSSKIVMEKLGIVKAFAFDHHFSQFGAVQVVP
- a CDS encoding DUF6888 family protein — encoded protein: MPTSKQKDTAIFVCQLLSNLYQPINLFRYDKRLKIIYILAGVNDGIEITINQDGLWSFES
- a CDS encoding DUF5615 family PIN-like protein; this translates as MKFLIDAQLPKKLVSLFLDLKQEAIHTLDLPKQNTTQDEEINELSCQYQYIVVTKDKDFLDSFILRKKPYKLLLITTGNIKNGEMV
- a CDS encoding DUF4926 domain-containing protein — encoded protein: MNFALYSDVILLKDIVEDDLFAGDIGTVVDIHNVSGLETGYSVEFFDLLGNTRAVVTLPMSYFRQPTKSDIPTVRLLAEVA
- a CDS encoding AT hook motif protein, coding for MSNNTEFPFAKARRITPEEVNQAKIAIQKQFGDEYIVLSKDDDYELVSLKINPKIIAWAKNEAEKQGINYQVFINNELLKLCS
- a CDS encoding YebC/PmpR family DNA-binding transcriptional regulator, producing the protein MAGHSKWANIKRQKARVDAKKGKTFTQLSRAIIVAARNGIPDPDGNFQLRTAIEKAKSAGIPNENIERAIAKGAGTYNDDSILEEIRYEGYGIGGVAVLIEALTDNRNRTAADIRAAFSKNGGNLGETGCVSWMFEQKGVIVIEGELEEDNLLEVCLNADAQSYEIINDEDYQGAEIFTSVETLEQVNSFFQNQGFNVKETELRWIPNNYIEINDPEQTKFLLRLMDALESLDDVQNVTANFDILD